The genomic window CTAAAGCTGTTAGAGACTTCAAGATAGACCGACTGATTGTAGATACAGTTCTCAGGTCAAAGAGTGGTTATTCCCTGCTTAAAGATGAAGCTATCAGGGTACTTGTAAAGGAACTGTTTCCTCATGCCCTACTTATAACGCCAAATATTCCTGAAGCTGAAGTTCTGTGCGGTGACAGGTTGGTGAAGTTAAGGGATATTGAACTGTGCGCCAAAAAACTCCTTAGCATGGGACCTAGAGGAGTTCTAATAAAGGGAGGACACATGGAAGGGGATAAAGCCATAGACGTTCTGTACACAGGAGGAGATGAGTTTCATTACTTCGTTGGTGATAGGGTAAGGACAAAGAATCTTCATGGGACGGGATGCACCTTGTCTGCAGCCATAACCGCATTACTAGCAAAAGGCTATGAGTTTTACGAAGCTATAAAGAAAGCTAAAGACTATGTGCAGGGAGCCATAGAGAACAGCCTTCCTCTCGGAAAAGGACATGGACCTTTAAATCACATGTGGAACATAAAGGGATGCGTGGAAGACTTTTAGCTTACGGGGGACTTTTAGCAGTCCTCTTCATAGCTAAACTCTCGCCCCAACTCAATCTCCTGCCTCCCCTGTACATGATCGCACCCCTCTTCCTTATACCCGAGGAGAAGCTTGGCTTCAGAAATTACGGAAAGGGAGCCCTGTACGGCTCTTTGTTCTTGCCTTTGCTTTTGATAGCACCACCGGAGCTCTCCTGTCCAGGGTGGATTTTGAACCAGCTGGGTATATCTATCTCGGAGGAGGTATTCTTCCGTGGTTTTATGATGGGTAGCCTGGGAAACCTAAAAACCTCCTTCCTCTTCTCCCTCGCTCATCTTATACACTTCCCTACACTTAACTCTCTTCTGGTTTTCTTCCCTTCCCTTATATTCGGATACGCTTATATAAAAAGTGGTTCTATCCTTACCCCGATTCTGCTCCACTTTACGGCAAATCTATTCTATCACTCACTTGTAAAAGAGTTCCCGGAGCTTTACCACATCCTCCAGAGGCAACTGACCGGGAGCTAAACTTTCACCAAGGGAAGCGTAAGTTATAACCGACCCGAAGGCGTACCCGGCTATCCTGGAGACCCTACCTATATCACCCATAGCTATCAGTATCTTTTCATATTTCTCCTGAGCTCCAACGCACAGGAGCCTTGAAACGTCTTCATAGGAGTTTGCCTTCACGGCTAACTTTGGTATCCCTCCGTATCTGTGACCCTCTCGGAGAACCTCCCTCAATATCCAGTTAGGGGGAGTGAGCTCAAAGTTATGGAAAGAAACTATAAGTTTACCTCCATTCTTTGCAACAGCATTCCTGACAGGTATTATCATCTCCCGGGAGGACAACTCTATATCAGCAAAATCACACAGAGGGGCAACTTTATCAAATATATCCCTTCTATTTGCCACCTCTCTACCGCCCTCTTCTGGACTCCTAACGGTAAGGATAACCTTTAAACCTTCCTCCTTTGCCTTCCTCACACAATCTTCAACGAAACCCACTTCTGTATTCTGGAACTGGTCAACTCTAAGCTCAACTATATCGGCTCCCTTTTCAGCGACCTCCCTTATCCTCTGACTGAATTCCCTGTCAGTGAGCGGTACAGCTATCAGCATGGTTATTCATTATATCAGGCGCTTTTTACTCGCATACCAGAACAGGATGAGTCCAAGGATAGGAAAGGCTGCCATCAGGCATGCCGATAAAGGAAAGTTATTGTCAGTCAGGAGGAGAAAGGTGCCCCAGAGAAAAAGACCGGTTGTGGACGCAACCCTTTCCGTAAGGGACAGGAAAGACAACCTGATGGAGGCTTCCCCTTCGGGGAACTCGCTCAGTATAAGTACCCGGGATGTAGTCCATACATGAGCCAGAGATAAGCCAGCCCAAAGACCCCACACGAGGAGGAGGGATTTTGGAGCTAAAGGTAAGCTTGCAAGGAAGAGGGTCCATAAAAGGAAACCTAACGGAAACACCCTCCTGACTCCGAAGAGGTCGCTCAACTTACCCCATAGCAGACCTCCTAAAATTCCGCCAAAAGCTGAAAACCCTATGACTCTGTAAATCTCAACCCTATCTAACAGGTAAACCTCTTTAAGGTACACACCCATCATGGCAACCAGCGTGTTGGCAACTTCCGTAACGGTAAGTATGGACAGTATCAGTAGCAGGAAACTCCTATCTCTGAAAACCTCTTTCACACTGACCTCACTCCTGTGGTGAGGGTTCTCCAGTCTGATTACAGAGGGGAGAAGCAGCACAAAAAATATACCAGCTACTACGAAGTAAACCTCTGGTTCTTTAAGCTTATCTGCTAGAAAGATCAGTGCGAGAGCGGAACCCACATAACCGAGGGCAACGCCGAGACCGGAGGTAAAGCCCCTATACTCAAAGTCAAGGAGTAGAGAGTTATAAAAGACGAAAGCTTGCTGATGAGCCACAGCCATAAGGAGGAAGAAGAAAAGGGCAAGTGCAGGGTAGGGTAAAGATAGCCCCACAGAGATACATAAAAGAACCACAAGGATGCCAAAAATGGTAAAGAAGGGCTTTCTAAGGGCTCTTCTGTCTGCTTCCTTGCCAAGATAAAGGGCTAACAGAAAGGAAAGGAGAAAGGAAAAGCCGTAGAAAAAGCTATAGAGGGAGGGACTTATATGTTGAGTTATGTAAAGGGGGAAGAAGGTAGAAAACACGAGGGCACCGAGGATAGTCTCCCCGGTGTCAAACAATCCAAAGGAAAGCTTCTTTATCACCTACCTAATATCTCTACCTCGCAGACGTCAGATTCCCCGTATGGGTCTCTCTTGCACTGCTCAAGGGGTATAACCTTCCAGAACTTGCCGAGGTACTCTTCAAAGTTAGCAAGTATATCCTTTGCCCTGGGGCTATTGGTGTATTCATAGTGTCTCTGAATCAGGTTTTTGAGCTCTTCTATCTCATCCTCTCCCACAAGTCTCCTGGCATACACGTATGAGTAGTTGAGTTTGTGCTCAAGAGTTCCCTTCTCATCAAGTATGTAAGCGTGTCCACCCGTCATCCCTCCTCCAACGTTGTACCCCACATCTCCCAAGACAGCTATAACCCCACCGGTCATGTATTCACAGAGATGGTGACCTGTACCCTCAACCACGGCAACAGCTCCACTGTTCCTCACACCGAACCTCTCTCCCGCCCTACCTGCTGCATATAGTTCTCCACCTATAGCTCCGTACAGGCATGTATTTCCCATTATTACGTTCTCATGGCTGTTCTCAACTCCATCGGGAACAAGGATTATCTTGCCTCCCCACATACCTTTGGCAACGTAGTCATTTGCCTCACCGATAAGCCTGAGAGTCAGTCCCCTGTGGTTGAAAGCACCGAAACTCTGACCAGCTGTTCCTCTAAAAGTGAGTTTTATGGTATCCTCGGGAAGACCCTCATCCTTATACTTGAGAGCTATGTAGTAATTGAGTTTTGTAGGTATTGTTCTGTGGATGTTCCTTATCTGGTATTCTTTCTCAAAAGGTTCTCCCCTCTCTATATAAGGCAGCACCTCTTTGAGTATATCGTCATTAAAGTTGTGAGCCGGGTTATCATTACGCTCCACGAGGCACCTTCTCGGTCTATCTTCCGGATAGCTTTCCAGGAGAGCTTCAACTTTCATCCTCTTTGAACCAGGAAACTCATCGTAACGAACTACCTCTATGAGGTCTGTCCTGCCTATGACCTCATCTAGGCTCCTCACACCCATCTCGGCAAGTATCTCCCTAACTTCGCGGGCAACAGCTTTGAAGTAAGCCATTACGTTCTCAACCTTCCCCTTGAACTTTGCCCTGTACTTGGGGTCCTGGGTTGCAACACCGGTTGGGCAGGTATTCAGGTGGCAGGCTCTTGCCATGACACAACCTTCCGCTATCATAGCAGCCGTTCCGAATCCGAACTCCTCCGCTCCCAGCAGCGCTCCGATTATCACATCTTTGCCCGTCCTCATGCCTCCATCAACCCTAACCCTTATCTTGTCCCTCAAGTCATTTTCCATTAGGACTCTCTGGGTCTCCATTAATCCTATTTCCCAGTAATTACCAGCGTTTTTTATAGAGGAGTAGGGAGAAGCTCCGGTACCACCTTCAGCGCCGCTTATTTGGACTATATCGGCGTATGCCTTGGCAACACCAGCTGCTATAGTGCCAACACCATGCTCTGCAACGAGTTTCACACATATCCTTGCTTCCGGATTAGCCTGTTTGAGGTCATGTATTAGTTGAGCAAGGTCTTCTATTGAGTAGATATCGTGGTGGGGTGGAGGTGATATAAGGGTAACTCCCGGCTGGGCATGTCTCAACCTTGCTATATACTCGTTCACCTTGTGTCCGGGGAGCTGTCCTCCTTCTCCGGGTTTTGCTCCCTGGGCTATCTTTATCTCAATATCTTTTGCAGTAGCGAGATAGGTAGGCGTTACGCCGAACCTTCCGGAGGCAACCTGTTTTATAGCCGAGTTCCTTATAGTCCAGTACCTGGCTGGGTCCTCACCTCCTTCACCTGAGTTAGATTTCATACCTAACCTGTTGCAGGCTTCAGCTATCACCTCATGGGCTTCAGGTGATAGCGCACCAAGAGACATACCGCCGGTAACGAATCTCTTGAGTATCTCCTCCTCAGGCTCCACCTCCTCAATCGGAATAGGCTTTTCAGCCTTTCTGTAAGAGAGAAGGTGTCTTATAAAGGTAGGATGTTGGGAGTTTGCAAGCCTTGAAAATTCCTTATAGTCCTCATAGTCCTTCGTATCAAGGAACTTGTGAAGTGCCCTCACAACGTGAGGTGACCAGGCATGAAACTCTCCCCCTTTCCTGAACTTCATGTCACCCCCATAATCCAGCTGGGGTTCCTCGGTTTCATAGGCTGCGTTGTGCCTTGCAAGGGTAGAGAGTTCTATCTCATCTATACCATCAGCTTCAAGGGTTACAGGTGTTCCAGT from Hydrogenivirga caldilitoris includes these protein-coding regions:
- the thiD gene encoding bifunctional hydroxymethylpyrimidine kinase/phosphomethylpyrimidine kinase; its protein translation is MERIPRALTIAGSDPSGGAGLQADLKTFTALGVYGMSAVTSVTVQNTERVVYAKELPPELVYDQIKVVAEDIGIDAAKTGMLSGEEVILAVAKAVRDFKIDRLIVDTVLRSKSGYSLLKDEAIRVLVKELFPHALLITPNIPEAEVLCGDRLVKLRDIELCAKKLLSMGPRGVLIKGGHMEGDKAIDVLYTGGDEFHYFVGDRVRTKNLHGTGCTLSAAITALLAKGYEFYEAIKKAKDYVQGAIENSLPLGKGHGPLNHMWNIKGCVEDF
- the aroD gene encoding type I 3-dehydroquinate dehydratase, with the translated sequence MLIAVPLTDREFSQRIREVAEKGADIVELRVDQFQNTEVGFVEDCVRKAKEEGLKVILTVRSPEEGGREVANRRDIFDKVAPLCDFADIELSSREMIIPVRNAVAKNGGKLIVSFHNFELTPPNWILREVLREGHRYGGIPKLAVKANSYEDVSRLLCVGAQEKYEKILIAMGDIGRVSRIAGYAFGSVITYASLGESLAPGQLPLEDVVKLRELFYK
- a CDS encoding CPBP family intramembrane glutamic endopeptidase, which encodes MRGRLLAYGGLLAVLFIAKLSPQLNLLPPLYMIAPLFLIPEEKLGFRNYGKGALYGSLFLPLLLIAPPELSCPGWILNQLGISISEEVFFRGFMMGSLGNLKTSFLFSLAHLIHFPTLNSLLVFFPSLIFGYAYIKSGSILTPILLHFTANLFYHSLVKEFPELYHILQRQLTGS
- a CDS encoding MFS transporter is translated as MIKKLSFGLFDTGETILGALVFSTFFPLYITQHISPSLYSFFYGFSFLLSFLLALYLGKEADRRALRKPFFTIFGILVVLLCISVGLSLPYPALALFFFLLMAVAHQQAFVFYNSLLLDFEYRGFTSGLGVALGYVGSALALIFLADKLKEPEVYFVVAGIFFVLLLPSVIRLENPHHRSEVSVKEVFRDRSFLLLILSILTVTEVANTLVAMMGVYLKEVYLLDRVEIYRVIGFSAFGGILGGLLWGKLSDLFGVRRVFPLGFLLWTLFLASLPLAPKSLLLVWGLWAGLSLAHVWTTSRVLILSEFPEGEASIRLSFLSLTERVASTTGLFLWGTFLLLTDNNFPLSACLMAAFPILGLILFWYASKKRLI